Genomic window (Acidobacteriota bacterium):
GCATGGTCAAAACCGATCGTGCCCGTGGCTCGGTACACATCGGCGACGCGCCGAACAGCGTCTCGGGACGCCGCTGTGGCCGCAAATTCATTGATCTGAACTGACTGTTTGGCAATCTGGAAACTCGCTTTGAACTCCGCGAATTCAGCGGCCGCAGGCAATGCTTTGGCATCGGGAACAGGAGCGGGAGCAGTGGCGACAACGGAAACCGCGGATGGGGAAACCGCGGATGGGCCGCGTTGCAACGGCCAACGGCGCACCGTGATTTCCTTTCCACTCAACTCACCGGCCCCCTGCAACTCCCGCTGTACCTGCTCCCAGTTGTCACCTGAACCCTTCAACAACAGCTCTCCATTGAGATGACCGGCGAACTGTCCGCGCCATTCCGGAAAACGATCCGCTAACGCCTCGGCATTCACTCGCTGAAACTTCGTCGACAAATCAATTGCGAAGGGCGCATCGGACAGGCGAAACACCCCTTCGCCCTGCACTTCGCCGTCGGCAAGGCCTGCGCGAACCTGGCTCAGCGTTAGCGCGCCACCATCCCACTTCGCGCTTCCCGTTGCGTTCGTGAATTCCAGGCCGGCATAGAGTATCCGTGCCGCTTTGAGTTTTCCTACGGCCGCCAGCGGCGGGAATGCGCGATGACTCACCGGTTTATTCCTGTTGAATAATGCGGAGAGCCATGAACGCTCACTGGCTGGCAACGGCTTCGCGGCTGAATCAAGATGCAACTCATCCGTCTCCAGATTGAAGGTGATCGCAATGGGCGGAAGTGGGACGGGTTCGGAGAGCGAGACTGGAGCGGGCAATGAAAGGGTTGCGACGCCGCGTAAAGCAGTATCCCCGATTTTTCCAGCAAGTGAACGCATCTGCATGGTCCGGTTACGGAACTGCACTCGCGCCGAGGTCAACTCCAGCGGAACTTCCAGCCGGGATACGCGCATCTGCGCGCCGTCTATATCAGCGCGTCCAGTTAACTTCACGGATGAATCGGCGGCATAGTTGATCTCCAGATTCAGCGCGGCGGAACCAGCCGTCATCGACAACCATGCGGCGCTCGGCTCGCCACGCAACTCACTTCTAAACAGGGGAGCCCAGTGCAGCAGTTCGGTTAGGGCAATCTGATTGCCTCGCAGCGCAATGCTGCGAACCGGATCGAACAGGTTGCCGCGCGCGACGATCCGCAGCGGCCCTCCGGCGCCGAAATCCGCCGTCGCGGGGCCAGCCTCGAACTTTCCCTTCCCAAATCGTATAGGCACGGATCCCATGCGCACACGGGCGACGGGAGAAGCAGCGTCTTTCTCCGTTCCTGGCGCAGACGGCATCGCCACACTATCGGCGATGAGCCGCTGAAATTCCGCGTGCTCGATCAGCAGTTCCCCGCTCCACGTTTCGGGCAGCCCATGCATCTCGATACTGCCGCCAAGCATTCCCTTGATCTGTAAACTCGGGTCCAGCCCCAGGGAGAACTGTTCGGCGAGGGCGCTCAGCGCGGTCAGGGAGAGGTCGTTGAGCTGGGCGTCCAGCCGCAACAGTGGAATGGTGGAAAGCTGCTCGATCCGTCCTTCCACGCGAATCCGTCCCGCCTTCCGCGCACCGCCCTTTAGCGGCCCGCCGGAAATGGGGCCGGAAATGGGGAACGAAAGGTTCACAACCTGGAATGCGTCCTGCTGGAGATCGAGGATGCCGGAAAATTCAGCGGGAATCTCTGTGGGCGTATGACGAGGTATCTTGTCCCAGCTATGCAGATCACTCATAACGGCACGGCCCATCACGCGCAGCAGCGAAGTAGTTCCTGCGACTTCGCCGGATACGTTGAGCGATCCGTGTACGCCCTGCTCCGATCCCGCCAGGACGCCGGCGACTTCGCCGAGCAACGCATCTTCGACGCGCCAACTCAGCTTCATGGGCACGCCCGCAGCCGTCAATCCAGCGCCCGCGAATGGACCAATTTGCCCTTCACCGCGAACAAGAAACGCGGGCATTTGAGCGAAGGTGGAGCGGCTGGGAGTTGCCGAGAATTCAACCACCCAAGGCTCATTCGGTTTACGCGGGGCTCGCAAATCAAGATCCAGAGCGCCCAGGTACAGCGTCTTCTTGCGATTGTCCAACTTGATGTTCCAGCGGCCATCTACAATTCGGATATCAGGATAATTGGAGGAGTAATCAGGAATGCCGGGATCCGCGGCGTTCCCTTCGCCAACACCGGAGGCCGTCGCGTGCGCACCCGCCAGTGTGGAGAAATTCCATATCCCTCCATTCTCTGTGGCGGCACGAACCAGATTGATGCTGGGCCGGACCAGCGTGATGCGGGAAAACTCGAAGCGACGACGCCAGATGGAGCGAACGGCCAGCCGCGCCTCCACCACTTCGATGCGGGCCACCGGCTCGATCCCGAAGCGCGGATCGTCTGCAATCTCCACATTCTCGACTTCAAAGCCCAGTCCCAGGCTCACACCGGAATCCAATCCACCAACCAAATGCGGATGCACGTCGCCGACGCGCACCGGGCGACCCAGACTGATTGAGAGCGCGGCGGCAATTTCGTCCTGCAAATAATTCAGGCGCACCAGAATGGGAAGCAGCCATCCGGCCAGCAATAGCCCCACCACAAGGCCCACGACGCGACGCTTGAAGAAACGCCGATGCGGCCCCGGAGTAGCTAACTCCGGGGAGCCCGACCGCTCGATTTGTTCCTGATTTGTCACAAGAATCTCGTTTTCAAATCCGCGCCGCGACCGAAAGAGAGCGGTCACTTTGAATGGTCACAGAGAGTCGGCGAAGGTTACCGCGCCCTTCGGTCACGGCTCTATCAGATCAACTAACGAATGATATGGAACATGCGGGCCCAGCGCGTCTTTTGCGGGAAGTTCAATAGCACATGGACCACGCGCGTCAGATAATTCCCCGCTCCCGACTCGCGATACTCCTCGCTGGTGGACTCAAACGACCAATAAAGGATCAGTGGTTTGCCAACTATATTCTCGCGCGGCACAAACCCCCAGTAGCGGCTATCCGAACTCATGTCGCGATTGTCGCCCATGGCGAAGTACTTGCCTTCGGGCACCACGATCTCTCTGTCCTTAACGTAGTTGCGATACTCGTTCATCCAATCGGGAAATCCGGCGCCGGAGATGAAGTCGGGGAAGCTGTCGCGGAAATTGTTGTAGTCGTCGCTCTTGTGCACAGCGAAATCCTGCATCAACCTCTCGCCATTGCGGTAGACCTCTTTGTTCTCCAGCCGAATGCGGTCGCCCGGAATACCAATGACTCGCTTGACGAAATAGGTAGTGGGGTCCAGCGGATAGCGGAACACGATGATCTGATCGCGCTCCACGTCCACGTAGGGCAGCAGCCAACTCCACATCCCGCCGGGACCGTAGCCTACCTTGTCCACCATCAGGTGGTCGCCGATTAAGAGCGAATTCTCCATCGAGGACGATGGAATCTTGAACGCTTGAATCAGAAACGTCGTCCCGAACAGCGCCAGGATCACCGTTACCACCAGCGATTCCAGGTACTCGCGCGCCGTGGACTTTCCTTCGCCATCGGGACCATGGGATGAAGCTGGTTCCGCCTGAACAGCATCCTGCTGCGGCTCCGTGTTCGCTATTTCGTTCTCATGTTCCTGATCGTTCGCCACTTGGTTACTCCGCCTCAGCGCAACTTTTTTCACTCTGCCGCACTTTGCCGAGCGCGATGCGCGCGGCAGCCTGTTGCGCAGCCTTCTTTGTTTCGCCCTCGGCCACAGCCGCGGCCTCGCCCTGAATCAACACCTGCACCGTGAAGATTTTGCGATGCTCGGGACCACTCTCTTTCACCACCACATAACGAGGTGCGGTGAGTTTGCGTTCCTGCAGCGCCTCCTGCAACTCTGTTTTATAGTCTGTGGCTGGCAGGGCTTCGCCGTCAACCGGTTCCAGCACCAACCGCTTCACAAACTCACGCGCCGGCTCCAACCCGCCATCCAGATAGACCGCCGCCAGCAGCGCCTCCATGGCATCGGCGAGCAAAGCTTTTTTGCCCCGCCCCCCGGCGCGCTCCTCGCCTCGACCGAGCCGCAGATACGCACCCAAGCCCAATCGCTCGGCCGCCTGATACAGATGCGCCTCGCTCACCAGCCGCGAGCGGCGCTTCGAAAGATCGCCCTCGCCTTCCAGCGGATGCCTCTGGATCAGGGTCTCGCTGACCAGTAACGCCAGCACCGAGTCGCCCAAATACTCCAACAACTCATTGGATGCGTGGCGCGGCCCTCCAGTTTGCCCCGTAAGATGGGAGCGATGCGTGAGCGCCTTCTCGATCAACCCGCGCTGCGCAAAACAGTAGCCGAGTCTCGCTTCCAACTCCGAGATGTCGCCCGGAGCGGACTGATGATGATGTCCCATGCTCACTGATCTGTTGTCGTCCACTCTGAAGTTAATGGCACTACGGCAACGGTATCGTTGCCGCTGGCGGCACTGGTTCGACGTTCTGCCCGCCCTCACTTATATTATCGCCGCCCGCTGCGCCGGAAGAGGTATCGGAAACCGGCCCGCGTGACTTTTCCACCATCGCCACCGCCTCGGCCACCAGATCGCGCGGCGCGCCGCCGGCCGTGCGCGACTTCACGCCGCCCGCCACAGCAGCCTTCTGCAATGCGTCAATCGACTCGCCGTACTTCTTCAAGAATGAATAGGTCAGCCCCAACCGATAGAGCGTCAGCGCATCGGGCTTCTCGATCAACTGCAACGCCGCGGCATACTCCGTCTCGGCGGCGGCGTAGTCCTCGCGCATCATGGCCGTCAATCCCAGCGCCAGCCGCGCCGAGGACTCCGCATCATTGCGCGTCTGCTGCCACTGCGGCGGCGTTACGCGCGCCGGACGCACCGCCTTCGCCACCACCTCAATAATCTTGCGCGCGTGCTGCTCGGCCTCTTCCAGCCTGTCGTGGAAATCCGGGTCGTCGCGGCCCACGCTATCCGGCAACGATTGCGCCAGCGTCAGTAGCGCCTGCATATTTTCGGGATTCTCCGCCAGCGTCAGCTCGGCGTAAGTCAGCATGCGCCCCAGATCGTTCTTGCGCCGGTAGGCCTCCGTGGCGGCCTGATAGGCAAACTGCTTCATCTCGGATTGGGGATACTGAAGCAGAAAATCCTCCACCAGCCGGATGCGCTCGTCGGCGCGTTGCTCCTTGACGAACTTCTCGTATGCGGCAGTTTCCTCCGGCGACTTGGCTTGCGGCGAGGGCGCAGGCGGCGCGCGGCGCACCGGCGCGGGCGCGGGCGGTATGGCCTCGGCGGGAATCTCGTCCATCGAAGGAATGCCCAGCGAGTAGCGCGGCGCCTGCTGCGCGATAAGCAGTGGGGTTTGCAGCAACGCCATGCAGGCCGCCGCGATCATGCAAACGAAATACACGATGTGGAAAATGTTCATGACTTCCAGGGCTTTGATGACCGCTCTCATTGCGCAGGGACCGGCACGTTGGCCCCATCGCCGCCTAATGGTGTGCGGACGCGCGCGGGCGCTTCCTCCGCGTCGTTAGGAGCAGACGCCGGCTTGGGATTCGTGAACGGCGTCTTCAATCCCTTTTCCGCGGCCTCGCGCGTGTCGGGCGAAACGTCGCCGGAGCCGAGCGCGGCTTCGTACTCGGCCTCGGCCTGCTTGCGCTGGCCGTCGGCGTCGTAGAGACGCCCGAGATAGATGTGCGCCCAAGCCCTCATGCGCGGGTCCGAGGCCCGCCGCGCCGTCTCCGCGAAGTATCCCGCGGCCTGCTCGGGCTGCTTCTGTTGACTGGCCACCAGCGCCAGCCCATAAAGGAATCGCGGCTGCGCGCCGTACAACTCCATCAGCGAATTGAAGCCCGCGCGCGCCGCGTCATACTCGCCGCGCGCCATCGCCAACTCGGCTTCACGCGCCATCTGCTCAAGCGGCGACCAACGCGCCTCGGCCCGCCCGCGCGTCGCCGCCGGACGGAAGCGCACCTCGGCCAGCCGCTTCTGTTCCTTATCGAGCTGCATCCCGTCCACAAATTCCGGGAAGTAGAGATTGAAGGCCACCTGCTGATGCTCAAAGACCTGCAACGCTTCGTAGAAATACGCCGTGAGCACGAAGCCTTCTTCAACGGCATCCTGCGCCAGCGCCAGCCGCTCGCGGTCCGTGAGCTTCGCGCGACGGGCCTGAATGGCGCGGATCAGCGACTCGGTCAGCAGCAGATCGAAGCTGCTCTTGAACATCGGGTCCAGCGCGGGCGCGCGCGCCGCGATGCGTCCCAGCGGAGCCTTCGACTGCACGATGTTGGGGAACTTGCCGACGTAGGGGTCGAGAATGTAGTGCAGCCAAGCGTGCTCGATGTCGTCCTGCGGCAGACTCACCGACGGCCCGGCGATGAGGTAGTAGCCGTCGCCATAATTGCGCGACTCGGTCTGCCCGGGCGCGGCCAGCGGGTTCAGCATCAGCGAAAACTTGCGCCCCAGGAACGTCCCGCTCTCGACGCCCAAGTACCCGTTGGTCTCCTGAATCACCTT
Coding sequences:
- the rnc gene encoding ribonuclease III; translation: MGHHHQSAPGDISELEARLGYCFAQRGLIEKALTHRSHLTGQTGGPRHASNELLEYLGDSVLALLVSETLIQRHPLEGEGDLSKRRSRLVSEAHLYQAAERLGLGAYLRLGRGEERAGGRGKKALLADAMEALLAAVYLDGGLEPAREFVKRLVLEPVDGEALPATDYKTELQEALQERKLTAPRYVVVKESGPEHRKIFTVQVLIQGEAAAVAEGETKKAAQQAAARIALGKVRQSEKSCAEAE
- the lepB gene encoding signal peptidase I; translation: MANDQEHENEIANTEPQQDAVQAEPASSHGPDGEGKSTAREYLESLVVTVILALFGTTFLIQAFKIPSSSMENSLLIGDHLMVDKVGYGPGGMWSWLLPYVDVERDQIIVFRYPLDPTTYFVKRVIGIPGDRIRLENKEVYRNGERLMQDFAVHKSDDYNNFRDSFPDFISGAGFPDWMNEYRNYVKDREIVVPEGKYFAMGDNRDMSSDSRYWGFVPRENIVGKPLILYWSFESTSEEYRESGAGNYLTRVVHVLLNFPQKTRWARMFHIIR
- a CDS encoding AsmA family protein encodes the protein MTNQEQIERSGSPELATPGPHRRFFKRRVVGLVVGLLLAGWLLPILVRLNYLQDEIAAALSISLGRPVRVGDVHPHLVGGLDSGVSLGLGFEVENVEIADDPRFGIEPVARIEVVEARLAVRSIWRRRFEFSRITLVRPSINLVRAATENGGIWNFSTLAGAHATASGVGEGNAADPGIPDYSSNYPDIRIVDGRWNIKLDNRKKTLYLGALDLDLRAPRKPNEPWVVEFSATPSRSTFAQMPAFLVRGEGQIGPFAGAGLTAAGVPMKLSWRVEDALLGEVAGVLAGSEQGVHGSLNVSGEVAGTTSLLRVMGRAVMSDLHSWDKIPRHTPTEIPAEFSGILDLQQDAFQVVNLSFPISGPISGGPLKGGARKAGRIRVEGRIEQLSTIPLLRLDAQLNDLSLTALSALAEQFSLGLDPSLQIKGMLGGSIEMHGLPETWSGELLIEHAEFQRLIADSVAMPSAPGTEKDAASPVARVRMGSVPIRFGKGKFEAGPATADFGAGGPLRIVARGNLFDPVRSIALRGNQIALTELLHWAPLFRSELRGEPSAAWLSMTAGSAALNLEINYAADSSVKLTGRADIDGAQMRVSRLEVPLELTSARVQFRNRTMQMRSLAGKIGDTALRGVATLSLPAPVSLSEPVPLPPIAITFNLETDELHLDSAAKPLPASERSWLSALFNRNKPVSHRAFPPLAAVGKLKAARILYAGLEFTNATGSAKWDGGALTLSQVRAGLADGEVQGEGVFRLSDAPFAIDLSTKFQRVNAEALADRFPEWRGQFAGHLNGELLLKGSGDNWEQVQRELQGAGELSGKEITVRRWPLQRGPSAVSPSAVSVVATAPAPVPDAKALPAAAEFAEFKASFQIAKQSVQINEFAATAASRDAVRRVADVYRATGTIGFDHAVNLTVESLSEGRKEGLAQQWVGALSDLRLVEAIPVNRNASLQTR